ACGCCATCCCCCAGGGACTCTTCCAGGAAACCGGCTACTGCTTCGACGTGGAAGGAGAGGACGCCACCCTGCTCGGCTACCTGGAGGACCGTATCCAGGAGGCCTACGGGCGGGCCGGTCAGGGCTGAAGGCCTCAGGCCAGCAGGTGGCCGGCGTGCAGCTGGCCCCGGCGCAAGGGCAGAAGAAACGGGGTCACCGGGCGGCCGCTGGCGATGAGGTTGGCATAGAGCCCAGAACGCTCCACCGCGCCGGTCAAGACCGCACCCACCAGGCGATCCCCGGCCAGGACCAGCTTCCGGTAGACCTCACCGTGCTGCTCCCGGAGCACTTCCCCGGCCGGCGGCTCGTCGTCGATGGCGCCCAGGGCCACCACCGGCAGGCCAGCCAGCTCGGTGGCATTGGCCACCGCCAGGCCCCCCGGATAGCGCCCCTTGCCACCGGCCATGACCTGGCCGGCTGCCTGGCCCATGGCCTGGGCCGCCTGCCACAGGCCGATGGTGCTGCGGCGGCCGGTGACCAGGTCGCGGCTCGCCGCCACATCCCCTGCCGCATAGACGTCCGGCAGGCTGGTGGCCAGTCGGTCATCCACCACAATGCCGCCCTCCACAGCCAGGCCGCTGCCGGCCAGCCAATCCAGCGCCGGCCGCGCGCCGGCGGCCACCACCAGCACCGTCGCCGGCAGGACCTCGCCGGAGGCCAGGCGCACCCCCTTCTCACCCAGCACCTCGGCCACCCGCTCACCCGTGCGCACGCTCAGGCCGGCGGCGGCCAGCCGTGCCGCCACCAGCGCTGCCGCCTGGCGATCCAGCCGCCGGGGCAAGAGCTGGTCCGCGACCTCGACGATCGAGACCATCATGCCCCGGGCCGCAAGGGCCAGACCGGCCTTCACCCCCACCAGCCCGCCGCCGATGACCACCGCCCGCTGGCCCGCCTGAGCCAGGCCGGCCAGGCGCTCGGCATCCGCCAGGGTGCGCAAGCCCACGGCGGACGTCGCCCCGAGTCCCGGAATGGCTGGCCACACCGTTTCGCTGCCGGTGGCAATCAGGAGGCGCTGGTAGGGGATATCGCCGCTGGCGGCGGTGCGCACGAGCCGGGCGCCGGCATCCAGCCCCACGGCCCGGTCATGCAACCGGGTGATCCCCGGCCCGGCCGGGCAGGAGACCGCCGCCAGATCGGCGGCGGTCCTGGTGCCCGCCACCAGCTGCGGCAACAGCGGCCGGTAGTAAAAATCCGGCTCGGCCGCCAGCTGGACGATGGCCGCCGCCGGCTGCCGGGCGAGAATGGCGGCCATAGCCGCCCGGGCGGCGATGCCGTTGCCGGCGATGACCAACGGCGGCGCCATCGTTCTACGCCCCCTTCTTCTGGCCGGCTTCTGCGGCCAGCACCTGGCGCCTGGCCGCGGCCGCCACGGCGTCCAGGTCGGCCAGGGTCAGGGCGCCGGTGGGGCAGGCCTCGACGCAGGCGGGCATCGCCGACTTGTGGCAACGGTCGCATTTGACCGCCAGGCCGAGGACCGGATCCGGGGTGATCACGCCGAAGGGGCA
This portion of the Thermodesulfobacteriota bacterium genome encodes:
- a CDS encoding FAD-dependent oxidoreductase; amino-acid sequence: MAPPLVIAGNGIAARAAMAAILARQPAAAIVQLAAEPDFYYRPLLPQLVAGTRTAADLAAVSCPAGPGITRLHDRAVGLDAGARLVRTAASGDIPYQRLLIATGSETVWPAIPGLGATSAVGLRTLADAERLAGLAQAGQRAVVIGGGLVGVKAGLALAARGMMVSIVEVADQLLPRRLDRQAAALVAARLAAAGLSVRTGERVAEVLGEKGVRLASGEVLPATVLVVAAGARPALDWLAGSGLAVEGGIVVDDRLATSLPDVYAAGDVAASRDLVTGRRSTIGLWQAAQAMGQAAGQVMAGGKGRYPGGLAVANATELAGLPVVALGAIDDEPPAGEVLREQHGEVYRKLVLAGDRLVGAVLTGAVERSGLYANLIASGRPVTPFLLPLRRGQLHAGHLLA